A genomic region of Thermodesulfobium narugense DSM 14796 contains the following coding sequences:
- a CDS encoding YraN family protein, with protein sequence MSNRDKGNIYESVACSYLIGNGYMICERNLSTGVGEIDILAKKDNILVLVEVKGKSSERFGHPLEFITKNKLLRIKKAYNLLLSQGVLPEHEIVRVDLIYFKPNSEYVHIIGDDWIL encoded by the coding sequence TTGAGTAATCGTGATAAAGGAAATATATATGAAAGTGTTGCTTGTAGCTATCTTATAGGCAATGGATATATGATTTGTGAGAGAAATCTTTCAACTGGAGTCGGCGAAATTGATATATTAGCAAAAAAGGATAATATATTAGTTTTGGTTGAGGTTAAAGGTAAAAGTTCAGAAAGATTTGGTCATCCTCTAGAATTTATAACCAAAAATAAGTTGTTAAGAATTAAAAAAGCCTATAATCTTTTACTCTCTCAAGGTGTTTTACCAGAACATGAGATAGTTAGAGTTGATCTGATATACTTCAAACCTAATAGTGAGTACGTCCATATTATTGGAGATGATTGGATTTTATGA
- a CDS encoding ribonuclease HII, producing the protein MATWKDRFDSSIIDFFPSLGMDEVGRGALAGPLVVGAVYFDKDYMIDGLKDSKLLKDQERRELCDIIKRKASYWSIGWAYHWEIDKLNIYSALVLACKRAILNMNFLPEAIFFDGSLKLKTFPFKHIVFPKADRLVPSVAAASIIAKVARDDYMINISKYYPDYLFDIHKGYGTKFHLEVLEKKGLSKIHRKTFCRFLDKQRLCFE; encoded by the coding sequence TTGGCCACCTGGAAGGATAGGTTTGATTCCTCAATAATAGATTTTTTCCCATCTTTAGGTATGGATGAGGTGGGGCGGGGTGCTTTGGCTGGTCCATTAGTTGTTGGGGCTGTTTATTTTGATAAAGATTATATGATTGATGGCTTAAAGGACTCAAAGCTTCTTAAAGATCAAGAGAGAAGAGAACTTTGTGATATTATCAAAAGAAAAGCTTCTTATTGGTCTATTGGATGGGCATACCACTGGGAAATAGACAAATTGAATATTTATAGTGCTCTTGTACTTGCATGTAAGAGAGCTATTTTAAATATGAATTTTTTGCCAGAGGCAATTTTTTTTGACGGTTCTTTAAAATTAAAAACTTTTCCATTTAAGCATATAGTTTTTCCTAAAGCGGATAGATTAGTTCCCTCTGTTGCTGCTGCATCTATCATTGCAAAAGTTGCCAGAGATGATTATATGATTAATATTTCAAAATATTATCCCGATTATTTATTTGATATACATAAAGGTTACGGCACAAAATTTCATTTGGAAGTGCTTGAGAAAAAAGGTCTTTCAAAAATTCATAGAAAAACTTTTTGTAGGTTTTTAGATAAACAGAGGTTATGTTTTGAGTAA
- the lepB gene encoding signal peptidase I: MKKKPFWRETLESLVIALVLAFFVRTFLFQIFYIPSGSMEPTLMPGDRVLVSKIDYHFVPIQRFDVIVFRYPVDPSKDFIKRVIGLPGDVVEEKDGVFYVNGKKLVENHPMYKDNFNYPPTKVPENYYFVLGDNRGNSDDSRFWGFVPKENIIGKAWLIIWPPGRIGLIPQ, translated from the coding sequence TTGAAAAAGAAACCATTCTGGAGAGAAACTTTAGAATCTCTTGTAATTGCCCTTGTTTTGGCTTTTTTTGTTAGAACTTTTCTTTTCCAAATATTTTATATTCCTAGCGGTTCAATGGAGCCAACTTTGATGCCTGGAGATAGGGTTTTGGTTTCAAAGATAGATTATCATTTTGTTCCCATTCAAAGATTTGATGTAATAGTTTTTAGATACCCTGTAGATCCATCAAAGGATTTTATTAAAAGGGTTATTGGTTTGCCTGGCGATGTAGTTGAAGAAAAAGATGGTGTTTTCTATGTAAATGGTAAAAAGTTAGTTGAAAATCATCCTATGTATAAAGATAATTTTAACTACCCCCCTACAAAAGTTCCTGAAAATTATTATTTTGTGCTTGGAGATAATAGAGGAAATTCTGATGACTCAAGGTTTTGGGGTTTTGTTCCTAAAGAGAACATTATTGGAAAGGCTTGGTTAATTATTTGGCCACCTGGAAGGATAGGTTTGATTCCTCAATAA
- the rplS gene encoding 50S ribosomal protein L19 — MSQELIKKVESKFLKETVPTFNVGDTVKVYVKVKEGEKERTQVFEGIVIAKKNGGLRESFVVRKVSYGVGVEKSFMLHSPNVEKVEVIRKGKAKKAKLYYLRDKIGKLASHVKEKF, encoded by the coding sequence ATGTCGCAGGAACTTATTAAAAAGGTAGAGTCAAAATTTCTTAAGGAGACTGTGCCAACATTTAATGTTGGTGATACGGTTAAAGTTTATGTCAAGGTAAAAGAGGGTGAAAAGGAAAGAACTCAAGTGTTTGAAGGTATAGTTATTGCAAAGAAAAACGGCGGTTTACGAGAGAGTTTTGTTGTTAGAAAGGTGTCATACGGAGTAGGTGTAGAGAAAAGCTTTATGCTTCATTCACCTAATGTTGAGAAGGTTGAAGTAATTCGAAAGGGTAAGGCTAAAAAAGCAAAACTTTATTATCTTAGAGATAAGATCGGAAAACTTGCATCTCACGTAAAAGAAAAGTTTTAA
- the trmD gene encoding tRNA (guanosine(37)-N1)-methyltransferase TrmD — MNSYYVLTLFPEIFNTYFSIGLAKKGLDKGLFSVDIINLRDFAKNKFKKVDDYPFGGSSGLVLQVQPIMDAINYIESICPDVVFFYPSPRGEVLKQKKLFEISKKFDKICFLCGHYKGVDERIFKLKEIKEISLGDYVLNSGEIATVVLLDGLLRLIPGFIGNEKCIMEDSISSCLLESPNYTKPREIFGEAVPDILLSGHHENIKFWQMKESFKKTIKSKPYLILGRSFSKNEKAAFAQAKAEILKELYSGG, encoded by the coding sequence ATGAATTCTTATTATGTTTTAACGCTATTTCCTGAAATATTTAATACCTATTTTAGCATTGGTCTTGCAAAAAAGGGTTTAGACAAGGGCCTTTTTAGTGTGGATATTATTAATCTTAGAGATTTTGCAAAAAATAAGTTTAAGAAAGTAGATGATTACCCCTTTGGAGGCTCTTCAGGTTTAGTTTTGCAGGTTCAACCCATTATGGACGCTATCAATTACATTGAAAGTATTTGCCCCGATGTGGTTTTTTTCTATCCATCTCCAAGAGGTGAAGTTTTAAAACAAAAAAAGCTTTTTGAAATTTCTAAAAAGTTTGATAAAATATGTTTCTTGTGCGGTCATTATAAAGGAGTAGATGAAAGGATATTTAAGTTAAAAGAGATAAAAGAAATTTCTTTGGGTGATTATGTCTTAAATTCTGGTGAGATAGCTACAGTAGTATTGTTGGACGGTTTATTGAGGTTAATACCTGGATTTATAGGAAATGAAAAATGTATAATGGAAGATTCAATTTCAAGTTGCCTTTTAGAATCTCCAAATTATACGAAGCCAAGAGAAATTTTTGGTGAAGCAGTTCCAGATATTTTATTGAGTGGTCATCACGAAAATATTAAGTTTTGGCAAATGAAAGAATCTTTTAAAAAGACTATAAAATCTAAACCCTATTTAATTTTAGGAAGAAGCTTTAGTAAGAATGAAAAAGCTGCTTTTGCACAAGCAAAGGCAGAAATTTTAAAAGAATTGTATTCTGGAGGTTAG
- a CDS encoding KH domain-containing protein produces MTDFLKITIKNLVEHPAEVLINESVEENSVFYEVYLKPEDVGRVIGRHGQIIDSIRQILKAVGKKKGINYFIEIKEHLVKN; encoded by the coding sequence TTGACTGATTTTTTAAAGATTACAATAAAAAATTTAGTAGAGCATCCTGCAGAAGTTTTAATAAACGAGTCTGTAGAAGAAAATAGTGTTTTTTATGAAGTTTATCTTAAACCAGAAGACGTAGGAAGAGTAATTGGAAGACACGGACAAATAATAGATTCAATTAGACAAATATTAAAGGCAGTAGGAAAGAAGAAGGGTATTAATTATTTCATAGAAATCAAAGAACATTTAGTGAAAAATTGA
- the rpsP gene encoding 30S ribosomal protein S16: MVRIRLQRVGSKNRPSYRIVVAEKRDPLKGKTQDVIGFYNPLPEKALFKIDVEKYNNYISKGAKPSETVEKLFAKFINTKE, translated from the coding sequence GTGGTTAGAATTCGTCTTCAGCGTGTAGGTTCAAAAAATAGGCCATCATATCGAATTGTAGTTGCTGAAAAAAGAGATCCGTTAAAGGGTAAAACTCAAGATGTAATAGGATTCTACAATCCTTTGCCAGAAAAAGCGTTATTTAAAATTGATGTTGAAAAGTACAATAACTATATTTCGAAAGGTGCTAAACCCTCAGAAACAGTTGAAAAGTTGTTTGCAAAGTTTATTAATACGAAGGAGTAA
- a CDS encoding signal recognition particle protein — protein sequence MLSDFSEKIQSLFKKFRGYGKLTEKEIGEICRDIRLLFLESDIALSATKKIVEEIKNRLSTLEFTTETSPGTLVSNIVREELINLLGKPGNIDFSEKPTLVMMVGIQGSGKTTTSAKIANYFATKENKKPLLVGADVRRPAAQLQLEKLSQQIKIPFFTDKDPFLACEGALNLARSKGYDLIIVDTAGRTHVDEELLDELKTLNERFQPKNNILVIDSMMGQEATKVAKAFFNTIPLTGAILTKFDGDARGGAAFSLREVTGVPLIFLGVGEKIQNLEKFDPVRVVNRIVGMGDIEGLIERVSDIKIDTSKKPPEEIEKWNFDTFLESMRQIRKMGPLEELLSMIPGFSNIKQMKNMIPDEKQMKRIEAVMLSMTPKERKKPEIIDASRKRRIAKGSGTSIQEVNQLLKQYEMFKKMFKSKNLKKGIKLPNFPIGRI from the coding sequence ATGCTTTCTGATTTTAGCGAAAAGATCCAGAGCCTTTTCAAAAAGTTTAGAGGATATGGTAAATTAACAGAAAAAGAGATTGGTGAAATTTGTCGAGATATAAGGCTTTTATTCCTTGAATCTGATATTGCATTATCAGCTACTAAAAAAATTGTAGAAGAAATTAAAAATCGCTTGAGCACTTTGGAATTTACTACTGAAACATCTCCTGGAACTTTGGTTTCTAATATAGTTAGAGAAGAACTGATTAACCTTCTTGGTAAGCCAGGTAATATTGATTTTTCGGAAAAGCCTACTTTGGTAATGATGGTAGGTATTCAGGGAAGTGGAAAAACAACAACTTCTGCAAAGATTGCCAATTATTTTGCTACAAAAGAAAATAAAAAACCTTTACTCGTAGGTGCTGATGTAAGAAGACCTGCTGCACAGCTACAATTAGAAAAATTATCTCAGCAGATAAAGATCCCCTTTTTTACAGATAAAGATCCCTTTTTAGCTTGTGAGGGAGCTTTAAATCTTGCAAGATCTAAGGGCTATGATCTCATAATAGTTGATACTGCAGGCCGTACACATGTTGATGAGGAACTTCTTGATGAACTCAAGACTTTAAATGAGAGGTTTCAGCCAAAAAATAACATCCTAGTTATTGATTCCATGATGGGGCAAGAAGCAACAAAAGTAGCAAAAGCTTTTTTTAATACCATCCCCTTGACAGGAGCGATTTTAACAAAGTTTGATGGTGATGCAAGAGGTGGAGCAGCTTTTTCTTTAAGAGAAGTTACTGGTGTACCACTAATCTTTTTAGGTGTAGGAGAGAAAATACAAAATCTTGAAAAATTTGATCCTGTAAGAGTGGTAAACAGAATTGTAGGTATGGGCGATATCGAGGGTTTAATTGAAAGAGTATCAGACATCAAAATTGATACCAGCAAAAAACCTCCAGAAGAAATAGAGAAGTGGAATTTTGATACATTTTTAGAAAGTATGCGTCAGATTAGAAAAATGGGCCCTTTGGAAGAGCTTTTGTCAATGATACCTGGTTTTTCGAATATAAAACAAATGAAAAATATGATTCCAGATGAAAAGCAAATGAAAAGGATTGAAGCAGTAATGTTATCTATGACTCCTAAAGAAAGAAAGAAGCCTGAAATAATAGATGCAAGCAGAAAAAGAAGAATTGCAAAAGGTTCTGGAACCTCAATCCAAGAAGTAAATCAGCTTTTAAAACAATATGAAATGTTCAAAAAGATGTTTAAATCAAAAAATCTAAAAAAAGGCATAAAATTACCAAATTTTCCAATAGGAAGAATTTAA
- the ftsY gene encoding signal recognition particle-docking protein FtsY: protein MFLFDKVKEALTKTRRVFSSVVGMESIDWDEILEKFLLVDVGADIAQEIVKDAKKRWLNAAPIEIALKEAIEDFLPEGKPQLFFTNSHPCVWLLIGVNGSGKTTTCAKLAKYSIEEFKATPILIAADTFRAAAIDQLKIWGERLNIDVISQKENSDPAAVVFDGLKASKSRKRNPIIIDTAGRLHTKDNLMEELKKIERVIGKEIEGEPSEVLLVLDASTGYNAVKQAEVFSQSLKVTGIILTKLDSSAKGGYVLNITKKFNIPVKFIGVGEGVDDLVPFDKVQYAEGLIP, encoded by the coding sequence TTGTTCCTATTCGATAAAGTTAAAGAAGCGCTAACCAAAACAAGAAGGGTTTTTAGTTCTGTTGTAGGAATGGAAAGCATAGATTGGGATGAAATACTAGAAAAGTTTTTGCTTGTTGATGTTGGTGCTGATATTGCTCAAGAAATTGTTAAAGATGCTAAAAAAAGGTGGTTAAACGCTGCTCCCATTGAAATTGCACTTAAAGAAGCAATAGAGGACTTTTTGCCAGAAGGCAAACCCCAGCTTTTTTTTACTAATTCACATCCTTGTGTTTGGCTTTTAATAGGTGTTAATGGAAGTGGAAAAACTACTACATGTGCTAAGCTTGCAAAATATTCTATCGAAGAATTTAAGGCTACCCCTATACTTATTGCAGCTGATACTTTCAGAGCTGCTGCAATTGATCAGCTGAAAATCTGGGGGGAAAGGCTTAATATTGACGTTATTTCTCAAAAAGAAAATTCTGATCCTGCAGCTGTAGTTTTTGATGGTTTGAAAGCTAGTAAAAGTAGGAAGAGGAATCCTATTATAATTGATACTGCAGGCAGGCTTCACACAAAGGATAACTTAATGGAAGAGCTTAAAAAGATAGAACGGGTAATAGGCAAAGAAATAGAGGGTGAACCATCTGAGGTTCTTTTAGTGTTGGATGCTTCTACCGGATACAATGCTGTAAAGCAGGCTGAAGTTTTTAGCCAATCTTTAAAGGTAACTGGTATAATTCTTACAAAATTAGACAGTTCTGCAAAGGGTGGTTATGTTTTGAATATTACAAAAAAGTTTAATATTCCAGTTAAATTCATTGGTGTAGGAGAAGGTGTAGATGACCTTGTACCTTTTGATAAAGTCCAATATGCAGAAGGGTTGATCCCGTAA
- a CDS encoding 4Fe-4S binding protein — protein MAKGIAVVFSIDPDLCEACGACVLICPTGAIFISEKDIEFSVIDPDKCQGCGVCAIVCPNGAVKEKLNEP, from the coding sequence TTGGCCAAGGGGATAGCAGTAGTTTTTTCAATAGATCCAGATTTGTGTGAAGCATGTGGTGCTTGTGTTCTTATTTGTCCAACGGGAGCAATTTTTATAAGCGAAAAGGACATTGAATTTTCAGTAATTGATCCAGATAAATGTCAAGGTTGTGGAGTTTGTGCAATTGTTTGCCCAAATGGAGCAGTTAAAGAAAAATTAAATGAGCCCTAA
- a CDS encoding 4Fe-4S binding protein, which produces MHVKINFKSYICVGCDSCVLMCPVNAITLINFKVFFDCSKCIKCKFCEFVCPMGAIEIQD; this is translated from the coding sequence TTGCACGTCAAAATTAATTTTAAATCTTATATATGTGTTGGTTGTGATTCATGTGTTTTAATGTGTCCAGTTAATGCTATAACTTTAATAAATTTTAAAGTTTTTTTTGATTGTAGTAAATGTATAAAATGTAAATTTTGTGAATTTGTTTGTCCTATGGGTGCTATAGAAATTCAAGATTAA